A genomic segment from Nicotiana sylvestris chromosome 1, ASM39365v2, whole genome shotgun sequence encodes:
- the LOC138872092 gene encoding uncharacterized protein, giving the protein MGQYYPIFAKLRFPCTNNMAEYEACILGLNMAVDMNVQELLVIGDLDLLVHQNEFADALATLSSMIQHPDKNYIDPILVNIHNHPAYCARIEEETDRKPWFHDIKEYLSKL; this is encoded by the exons atgggtcagtATTATCCGATatttgctaaactcagatttccctgcaccaacaacatggcagagtatgaagcctgcatactggGGCTCaatatggcagtcgacatgaacgttcaggagttacTGGTGATTGGTGATTtggatttgcttgtgcaccag aatgagtttgccgatgcattggccaccttgtcatctatgatacaacatccagataagaattatattgatcccattctggtgaATATCCATAATCATCCGGCATATTGTGCTCGTATTGAAGAAGAAACGGatagaaagccttggttccatgacatcaaggagtacttatcgaAATTATAA